From a region of the Apibacter sp. B3706 genome:
- a CDS encoding RNA-binding S4 domain-containing protein — protein MRIDKFLWCVRFYKTRAIATEECKKNRVFLDDAPLKPSKEILVGETYKIRKNQIDYTIQVIQIPPNRVGAKLVPLYIKDLTDPEQIEMMKSRTQTQNYYRQKGLGRPTKKDRRELDDYTLEWEDE, from the coding sequence ATGAGAATAGATAAATTTTTATGGTGTGTGCGTTTTTATAAAACGCGGGCAATTGCTACCGAAGAATGCAAGAAAAACCGTGTATTTTTAGATGATGCTCCCTTGAAGCCTTCAAAAGAAATATTAGTTGGTGAAACGTATAAAATTAGAAAAAATCAGATTGACTATACGATCCAAGTTATACAAATTCCTCCCAATCGGGTAGGGGCAAAATTGGTTCCTTTATATATAAAAGACCTGACAGATCCTGAGCAGATTGAAATGATGAAATCAAGAACACAAACGCAAAACTATTACAGGCAAAAAGGATTAGGCAGGCCCACCAAAAAGGATAGGAGAGAATTAGACGATTATACTCTGGAATGGGAAGATGAATAA
- a CDS encoding shikimate kinase — MVISLLGYMGSGKSTVGKYLAKSLNITFIDLDEYISTQENKSIQEIFSIHGEIYFRKKENFYLNELLNGDNIVLSLGGGTPIYHRNMDKIKEKSFSFYLKMNASELAKRLSNEKEHRPLIAHLEEKSLPEFIAKHLFERSTFYESAAYKIAVNQKTPEEISNEIIAVLKNTN; from the coding sequence ATGGTTATTTCTTTATTGGGTTATATGGGAAGTGGGAAATCTACTGTTGGCAAATATCTTGCGAAATCTCTCAACATAACTTTTATTGATTTAGATGAGTATATTTCAACTCAAGAAAATAAGTCTATTCAAGAAATTTTTTCAATCCATGGAGAAATTTATTTTCGTAAAAAAGAAAATTTTTATCTGAATGAATTATTGAACGGTGACAATATAGTGTTGAGTTTAGGAGGAGGTACTCCTATTTATCATCGTAACATGGATAAAATTAAAGAAAAAAGCTTCTCGTTCTATTTAAAAATGAATGCTTCGGAATTAGCAAAAAGGTTAAGTAATGAAAAAGAACACCGCCCTCTTATTGCGCATTTAGAAGAAAAATCTTTACCGGAATTTATTGCCAAGCATTTATTTGAACGTTCAACATTTTATGAGTCGGCTGCTTATAAGATAGCGGTTAACCAAAAAACTCCGGAAGAAATAAGCAATGAAATTATAGCCGTTCTAAAAAATACTAATTAA
- a CDS encoding endonuclease V: MKLAIDVYYYPNRAKVVGILFKNWDQPIPNDLITTYIYEISEYESGLFYKRELPCILELLKQINLKDMSQIIVDGFVYLDDTHRPGLGKYLFDALEKKIPIIGVAKNPFSTGKSIVQEITRGESKKPLYISSVGISLNGASQCIQNMHGNYRIPTLLKLLDQETRR, translated from the coding sequence ATGAAACTTGCTATTGATGTTTATTACTACCCGAACCGAGCAAAAGTTGTTGGTATACTATTTAAAAACTGGGATCAACCCATTCCTAATGACTTAATTACTACTTATATTTATGAAATATCTGAATATGAATCGGGATTGTTTTATAAAAGAGAGCTTCCTTGTATTTTAGAGTTATTGAAACAAATAAATTTAAAAGATATGAGTCAGATTATAGTTGACGGCTTCGTATATTTAGATGACACCCATCGGCCGGGCTTGGGTAAATACTTATTTGATGCATTGGAAAAGAAAATTCCAATTATAGGGGTAGCTAAAAATCCTTTTTCTACCGGCAAGTCTATTGTTCAGGAAATAACAAGAGGCGAAAGTAAAAAGCCCTTATATATTAGTTCTGTCGGAATTTCACTTAATGGAGCTTCTCAATGTATTCAAAATATGCATGGTAATTATAGAATTCCCACCCTCCTTAAATTATTAGATCAAGAAACCAGAAGATAA
- a CDS encoding T9SS type A sorting domain-containing protein, whose product MKKNLLFILLSCIITAPLLATDNISKQENYLREHFVSSTTTNYDAMDVYGILNFFMQYSESEKKWNYELAGLTWEEMAKAINGNPEVIFTKLSGKFGWKNINSLKVLTQLNLNYKNYNGVFNGNYFKNLETLYCTGNRLTTIDVTKNVNLKGLYCNSNQLKILDLSKNLNLIYLNCSSNQLTTLDISKNVNLKELYSYSNKLKSLDVSKNVNLMLLNIYSNQLTALDVSKNVNLFVLKCFSNQLTTLDISKNVNLYSLNCNFNQLTTLDVSKNSKLTFLDCYSNKLKALDVSKNVNLTELYCYSNQLTTLEVSKNVNLKILNCNLNQLTTLDVSKNPNLTTLNCYSNQLTNLDVSKNVNLIYLYFSDNKIAQLLIPKVHKISELTGDHNNLKLSTLKGNFLTIKSLKLSPQATLQGGAKGIFEVLDISSEYTIDGKYTTYTWYDKTTQQEVGAYALKGKFYAGPENAGKTLICKMKNELFPNFVLEYEVKIKNTVSFASRNIKENIPEGFVWVDTQKNETESIQLFPNPVIDILKINTTAKVTSASVYNYAGKEVKRYLRIINNELDLQDLSAGIYIVNLTTDQGILSKKIIKK is encoded by the coding sequence ATGAAAAAAAATCTACTTTTTATTTTATTGTCTTGTATTATAACTGCGCCACTGTTGGCAACAGATAATATTTCTAAACAAGAAAATTACTTGAGAGAACATTTTGTATCATCCACCACCACCAACTATGATGCGATGGATGTATATGGAATATTAAATTTTTTTATGCAATATTCGGAAAGTGAAAAAAAATGGAATTATGAACTGGCGGGGTTAACCTGGGAAGAAATGGCTAAGGCTATTAATGGTAATCCGGAGGTTATTTTTACCAAATTATCCGGAAAATTTGGTTGGAAAAATATCAATAGTTTAAAAGTTTTAACTCAATTAAATTTAAACTACAAAAATTATAATGGAGTTTTCAATGGCAATTATTTTAAGAACTTAGAAACATTATATTGTACTGGCAATCGATTAACGACTATAGATGTAACTAAAAATGTTAATTTGAAGGGTTTATATTGTAATTCGAATCAATTAAAAATCTTAGATCTATCCAAAAATCTTAATTTAATTTATTTAAATTGTTCTTCCAATCAGTTAACAACCTTGGATATATCTAAAAACGTTAATTTGAAAGAATTATATAGTTATTCCAATAAGCTAAAGTCCTTGGATGTATCTAAAAATGTTAATTTAATGCTTTTAAATATTTATTCAAATCAACTAACCGCCTTGGATGTATCTAAAAATGTTAATTTATTTGTTTTAAAGTGTTTTTCGAATCAATTAACAACCTTGGATATCTCTAAAAATGTAAATTTGTATAGTTTAAATTGTAATTTCAATCAATTAACAACCTTAGATGTATCTAAAAATAGTAAACTAACTTTTTTAGATTGTTATTCCAATAAGCTAAAAGCTTTAGATGTATCTAAAAATGTTAACTTGACAGAATTATATTGTTATTCCAATCAATTAACCACCTTGGAAGTATCTAAAAATGTTAATTTAAAAATTTTAAATTGTAATTTGAATCAATTAACAACCTTAGATGTCTCTAAAAATCCTAATTTAACAACATTAAATTGTTATTCGAATCAATTAACAAATTTAGATGTCTCTAAAAATGTGAATTTAATATATTTATATTTTAGTGATAATAAGATAGCTCAATTGCTTATTCCGAAAGTTCATAAAATAAGTGAATTAACTGGTGATCATAACAATCTAAAGCTATCCACTTTAAAAGGGAATTTTCTTACAATTAAATCTTTAAAATTAAGCCCGCAAGCAACGCTTCAAGGTGGGGCTAAAGGTATTTTTGAAGTGTTGGATATATCATCAGAATATACTATTGATGGAAAATATACTACTTATACCTGGTATGATAAAACAACTCAACAAGAAGTCGGCGCCTATGCACTAAAAGGTAAATTTTATGCCGGTCCGGAAAATGCAGGCAAAACTTTGATCTGTAAGATGAAAAATGAATTATTTCCAAACTTTGTTTTAGAATATGAAGTAAAGATAAAAAATACCGTATCTTTTGCATCAAGAAATATAAAAGAAAACATACCGGAAGGTTTTGTATGGGTAGATACTCAAAAAAATGAAACAGAATCAATACAATTATTTCCTAATCCGGTAATAGATATATTAAAAATAAATACTACAGCAAAGGTAACATCAGCAAGTGTTTACAATTATGCAGGAAAAGAAGTTAAAAGATATCTAAGGATAATAAATAATGAATTGGATTTACAAGATTTATCTGCGGGAATTTATATTGTAAATCTTACAACCGATCAGGGAATACTTTCTAAGAAAATCATAAAAAAATAA
- a CDS encoding T9SS type A sorting domain-containing protein, whose protein sequence is MKKNLLFILLWCFITTPMLATVDISKQENYLREHFVISTTTNYDAMDVYGILNFFMQYSENKQKWNYELAGLTWEEMAKAINGNPEVIFTKLSGVFTWKTSNNFKVLTKLNIGAKFFNGVFDGRYFKNLEYLDCDGDYLTSLDVSKNVNLTELYCDGNQLKTLDVSKNVNLINLNCSFNPLTFLDISKNVNLKQLKCYYNKLKALDVSKNINLTYLNCYMNQLTTIDVSKNVNLTYLGCFYNQLTTLDVSKNVNLNDLFCYSNQLTTLDVSKNVNLKNLRCFENQLTVLDVSKNVNLKELICDRNQLKSLDVTKNVNLDALYCESNQLTNLDVSKNFNLKYFYFNNNKIAQLLVPKVHKISSLKGINNNLKLSTLKGNFLTINNLKLSPQATLQGGAKGIFELIDLSSEFSIDGKYTTYTWYDKTTQQEVGTYALKGKFYAGPENAGKTLICKMKNELIPNFVLEYEVKIKNTVSFASKNINENIPEGFVWVGPQKNETESIQLFPNPVIDILKINTTANVTSASVYNYAGKEIKKYLRVINNELDLQDLPAGIYIVNLTTDQGILSKKIIKK, encoded by the coding sequence ATGAAAAAAAATCTACTTTTTATTTTATTGTGGTGTTTTATAACCACACCAATGTTGGCAACAGTTGATATTTCTAAACAAGAAAATTACTTGAGAGAACATTTTGTAATATCCACAACCACCAATTACGACGCGATGGATGTATATGGAATATTGAATTTTTTTATGCAATATTCGGAAAATAAACAAAAATGGAATTATGAACTGGCGGGATTAACCTGGGAAGAAATGGCTAAGGCTATTAATGGTAATCCGGAGGTTATTTTTACAAAATTATCCGGAGTATTTACATGGAAAACTAGTAATAATTTTAAAGTTTTAACTAAATTAAATATAGGCGCCAAATTCTTTAATGGAGTTTTTGATGGAAGATATTTTAAGAATTTAGAATATTTAGATTGTGATGGGGATTACTTAACATCCTTGGATGTATCTAAAAATGTTAATCTAACAGAATTATATTGTGATGGAAATCAATTAAAAACTTTGGATGTATCTAAAAATGTTAATCTAATAAATTTAAATTGTAGTTTTAATCCGTTAACATTCTTGGATATATCTAAAAATGTTAATTTGAAACAATTAAAATGTTATTACAATAAGCTTAAAGCTTTGGATGTATCTAAAAATATTAATTTAACATATTTAAATTGTTATATGAATCAATTAACAACTATAGATGTGTCTAAAAATGTTAATTTAACATATTTAGGTTGTTTTTATAATCAATTAACTACTTTGGATGTATCAAAAAATGTTAATTTAAATGATTTATTTTGTTATTCAAATCAATTAACAACCTTGGATGTATCAAAAAATGTTAATTTAAAAAATTTACGTTGTTTTGAAAATCAATTAACAGTCTTGGATGTATCAAAAAATGTTAATTTGAAAGAATTAATTTGTGATAGAAATCAATTAAAATCTTTAGATGTAACAAAAAATGTTAATTTAGATGCTTTATATTGTGAATCTAATCAATTAACAAATTTAGATGTCTCTAAAAATTTTAATTTAAAATACTTTTATTTTAATAACAATAAGATAGCTCAATTGCTAGTTCCAAAAGTTCATAAGATAAGTAGCTTAAAAGGAATTAATAACAATTTAAAGTTATCCACTTTAAAAGGTAATTTTCTTACAATTAATAACTTAAAATTAAGCCCGCAAGCAACGCTTCAAGGAGGAGCTAAAGGTATTTTTGAATTGATAGATTTATCTTCAGAATTTAGTATTGATGGAAAATATACCACCTATACCTGGTATGATAAAACAACTCAACAAGAAGTCGGCACGTATGCGCTAAAAGGTAAATTTTATGCCGGCCCGGAAAATGCAGGCAAAACTTTGATTTGTAAAATGAAAAATGAATTAATTCCAAATTTTGTTTTAGAATATGAAGTAAAGATAAAAAATACCGTATCATTTGCTTCAAAAAATATAAATGAAAATATACCGGAAGGATTTGTGTGGGTAGGTCCTCAAAAAAATGAAACAGAATCGATACAACTATTTCCTAATCCGGTAATAGATATATTAAAAATAAATACTACAGCAAATGTAACATCGGCAAGTGTTTACAATTATGCAGGAAAAGAAATTAAAAAATATCTAAGGGTAATAAATAACGAATTGGATTTACAAGATTTACCTGCGGGAATTTATATCGTAAACCTTACAACCGATCAGGGAATTCTTTCTAAGAAAATTATTAAAAAATAA
- a CDS encoding nuclear transport factor 2 family protein produces MKKISYLAAVVGIALLAVSCNQTKKEPVEATDQTITEKVEDLTAENEEPSNKEKVRELLSSFSTGNEAPLKYINPNKYIQHNLGAADGVEGFKTLVKSLSASKPSVNIVRMLSDGDYVVAQTEYGYKTPTVGFDIFRFENGLIVEHWDNLQAEQPKNPSGHTLTDGDTTIKKTDETGLKANKAVAEGFVTDVLMGKNPSNLENYFNGNNYIQHHPLIGDGLDGLKAGLEKLNKMGLTFKYTQIHKILGEGNFVLVVSEGIMANKPTSFYDLFRIENGKIAEHWDIVETIPANAEHKNKNGKF; encoded by the coding sequence ATGAAAAAAATAAGTTATCTAGCAGCGGTAGTCGGAATAGCTTTGTTGGCAGTTTCTTGCAACCAAACTAAAAAAGAACCTGTTGAAGCTACGGATCAAACGATCACTGAAAAGGTAGAAGATCTTACCGCGGAAAACGAAGAACCCTCTAATAAAGAAAAAGTTAGGGAGTTACTTTCTTCATTTAGCACAGGAAATGAAGCACCGTTAAAATACATTAACCCAAATAAGTATATTCAACACAATTTGGGAGCAGCTGACGGCGTTGAAGGTTTTAAGACCCTTGTGAAAAGTTTATCAGCTTCTAAACCGAGTGTTAACATTGTACGTATGTTAAGTGACGGGGATTATGTTGTTGCCCAAACGGAGTATGGGTATAAAACTCCAACTGTTGGATTTGATATCTTCCGTTTTGAAAACGGATTAATTGTAGAACATTGGGATAATTTACAAGCTGAACAACCGAAGAATCCAAGTGGACATACGTTAACAGATGGGGATACTACTATCAAAAAAACCGATGAGACCGGATTGAAAGCAAACAAAGCAGTAGCCGAAGGTTTTGTTACGGATGTATTGATGGGTAAAAATCCTTCCAACTTGGAAAATTATTTTAACGGAAATAATTACATTCAACACCACCCACTCATTGGTGACGGGTTAGACGGATTAAAAGCCGGCTTAGAGAAATTGAATAAAATGGGACTTACTTTCAAATATACTCAAATTCATAAAATCTTAGGAGAAGGAAATTTTGTATTAGTAGTTTCTGAAGGCATAATGGCCAATAAACCCACTTCTTTCTATGATTTATTCAGAATTGAAAATGGTAAAATTGCTGAACATTGGGATATTGTGGAAACCATACCTGCGAATGCTGAGCATAAAAATAAAAACGGTAAATTCTAA
- a CDS encoding AraC family transcriptional regulator — protein MKSYTFNELLPFGFEIKNLTQMNQRACSITSKPHRTNFYQIIRITSGKTIQKVDFSPIELREGQILFIGKDQVLSFDVESTYTGEIILFTDDFYIRNKYERRLIKQSELFNPFTKNIPIETHEYLDSIWELMKKIYSPEQDPYIPDILHHLLSSFLIYSKKITSHSLNILYSSCYSVTLEFSLAVEKNYKILRKVNDYVSSLGISPKVLSKALKNTVGKSPKEYIDERILLEAKRLLVYSELNIKEISFELGFDEPTNFSKFFRKWVGISPIDFKKQHLS, from the coding sequence TTGAAATCTTACACCTTTAATGAACTTTTACCTTTTGGTTTTGAAATAAAAAATTTGACTCAGATGAATCAAAGGGCATGTTCTATAACCAGTAAGCCACATAGAACAAATTTTTATCAAATTATACGGATTACAAGCGGTAAAACAATTCAAAAAGTAGATTTTAGTCCGATTGAACTCAGGGAAGGACAAATTTTATTTATCGGCAAAGATCAAGTTTTATCTTTTGATGTGGAATCTACCTATACGGGTGAAATTATTTTGTTTACCGATGATTTTTATATTCGTAATAAATACGAAAGGCGCTTGATTAAGCAATCAGAGCTTTTCAACCCTTTCACAAAAAATATTCCTATTGAAACGCATGAATATTTAGATTCCATTTGGGAATTGATGAAAAAAATCTATTCTCCTGAACAAGATCCTTATATTCCCGATATTTTACATCATTTACTGAGTAGTTTTCTTATTTATTCAAAAAAAATTACTAGTCATTCGTTAAATATTCTTTATTCTTCGTGTTATTCTGTTACTTTAGAGTTTTCACTCGCAGTAGAAAAAAATTACAAGATCCTGAGAAAAGTAAACGATTATGTCTCCAGTTTGGGTATATCGCCCAAAGTTTTATCAAAAGCTCTTAAAAACACTGTCGGTAAAAGTCCCAAAGAATATATTGATGAACGAATTTTATTAGAAGCAAAAAGACTTTTGGTTTACAGTGAACTCAATATAAAGGAAATTTCATTTGAACTGGGATTTGACGAACCCACCAATTTCAGCAAATTTTTTAGAAAGTGGGTAGGTATTAGCCCTATCGATTTTAAAAAGCAACACCTGTCCTAA
- a CDS encoding acyltransferase, with translation MMKNITDLKASKPHYVILDGLRGVAAIMVVLFHVLEIYTGGDHSLQIINHGYLAVDFFFMLSGFVLGYAYDDRWGSMTLKDFFKRRIIRLHPMIIAGMLLGALLYYFQDAPSLGWKATSDVSLLKLVLLMIIGMFLIPVGKGLDIRGWNEMYPLNGPAWSLFLEYIANIIYALILRRISKLMLSILVLVAAGVTIQYAFTNPIGDIIGGWSIDDPIQLRIGFTRLAFPFLAGLLLARIGKLRFINHAFLITSLLLIILLSVPHLGGENNLWNRWYECICLMIFFPLIIWLGAGGKIKDPKAMTVCKFLGDISYPIYITHFPFINIYMAYIANHQLSLEQSWQYGLLVVLISIIVAYLSMKFYDMPIREWLRKRFLNYKK, from the coding sequence ATGATGAAAAATATAACGGATTTAAAAGCTTCCAAGCCACATTATGTAATTCTTGACGGTTTACGAGGAGTTGCTGCTATTATGGTGGTTTTATTCCATGTTCTTGAAATTTATACGGGCGGTGATCATAGCTTACAAATTATAAATCATGGATACTTGGCTGTAGATTTTTTCTTTATGTTATCCGGATTTGTCTTGGGATATGCATACGATGATCGGTGGGGAAGCATGACTTTAAAAGATTTTTTTAAACGCCGTATCATTCGACTTCATCCTATGATTATTGCCGGGATGCTTTTAGGGGCTTTATTATATTATTTCCAGGATGCTCCTTCATTGGGATGGAAAGCTACTTCTGATGTTTCTCTTTTGAAATTAGTTCTATTGATGATTATCGGCATGTTTTTAATTCCTGTAGGAAAAGGCTTAGACATTCGCGGTTGGAATGAAATGTATCCTCTGAATGGCCCTGCCTGGTCTCTATTTCTTGAATATATAGCCAATATCATTTATGCCCTTATTTTACGAAGAATCAGCAAATTAATGCTTTCTATTTTGGTACTTGTTGCTGCCGGAGTTACGATTCAATATGCGTTTACAAATCCTATAGGTGACATCATCGGGGGATGGTCTATTGATGACCCTATTCAGTTAAGAATCGGTTTTACTCGTTTGGCTTTTCCTTTTTTAGCCGGATTATTGTTAGCCAGAATTGGAAAACTTCGTTTTATTAATCATGCATTTTTAATAACTTCTCTTTTGTTGATCATACTTTTATCCGTACCTCATTTAGGCGGTGAAAATAACCTATGGAATCGCTGGTATGAGTGTATATGTTTAATGATTTTCTTTCCTCTGATTATATGGCTGGGCGCAGGAGGAAAAATAAAGGATCCGAAAGCCATGACAGTATGTAAATTTTTGGGAGACATCTCCTACCCTATTTATATTACCCATTTTCCCTTTATTAATATTTATATGGCTTACATTGCCAATCATCAACTTTCATTGGAGCAATCATGGCAATATGGATTGCTGGTAGTTTTAATTTCCATCATTGTTGCTTATTTGTCCATGAAATTTTATGATATGCCGATTCGAGAATGGTTACGTAAACGATTTTTAAATTATAAAAAATAA
- a CDS encoding helix-turn-helix domain-containing protein — protein sequence MPTFENQSFRFDHVKIYWNEQVTFHEQKTWELSYIITGSGTRKMGDRLEPFQCSEIVLIPPHIPHCWLFEESDYDAEGKIENITLTFSDRFLDNCKLTFSELHPYIQKIQNYKQAISFIGAHLAKLQKILKQMIDQSEIERISSFIQILTLLGNSDHRILAGNRIEEDKQILRLQKIQLYIMNNYQNTITLEKMSQLVNMNKSSFCIFFKKMMGKSLMTYLNEFRVESSCQMIQKTNMTIAEVCYYSGFKDVPYYNRIFKKIKNCTPNEYRKRFFQTGR from the coding sequence TTGCCAACATTTGAAAATCAATCTTTTCGATTTGATCATGTAAAAATATATTGGAATGAACAGGTAACTTTCCATGAACAAAAAACTTGGGAATTATCCTACATAATAACCGGCAGTGGAACCAGAAAAATGGGGGATCGGCTCGAACCCTTTCAATGCAGCGAAATCGTTCTTATCCCCCCTCATATCCCTCATTGTTGGCTTTTTGAAGAATCCGATTATGATGCAGAAGGTAAGATTGAGAACATTACCCTTACATTTTCTGATCGATTTCTTGATAATTGTAAATTAACTTTTAGCGAATTGCACCCATACATCCAAAAAATACAAAATTATAAACAAGCAATATCATTTATAGGAGCTCATCTGGCGAAACTTCAAAAAATTTTGAAACAGATGATTGATCAATCGGAGATTGAAAGGATTTCATCTTTCATTCAAATATTAACATTACTAGGTAATTCCGATCATAGGATTTTAGCAGGTAACCGAATAGAGGAAGATAAACAAATCCTTCGGTTGCAAAAAATACAGCTTTATATAATGAACAATTATCAAAATACCATCACTTTAGAAAAAATGTCCCAATTAGTGAATATGAATAAATCGTCATTTTGTATTTTCTTTAAAAAGATGATGGGTAAATCTTTGATGACTTACTTAAATGAATTTAGGGTAGAATCTTCCTGTCAAATGATTCAAAAAACCAATATGACCATTGCAGAAGTATGTTATTATTCAGGTTTCAAGGATGTGCCTTATTACAATAGAATTTTTAAGAAAATTAAAAATTGCACACCCAATGAATATCGAAAAAGATTTTTTCAAACGGGAAGATAA
- a CDS encoding OmpA family protein, translating to MKSIFTRLTLILLSVSILMSCNTNDTQKGAGLGAVAGGVLGAVIGNNVGNKNNAALGAVIGAAVGGTTGGLIGHKMDQQARQIQESVPGASVERVGEGIKVVLNENAIRFDFDKATLTPTAQQNLDKIVSVFKQYPDTNIGIFGYTDAKGADQYNLNLSENRAKSVANYLSSNGISSSRFTIKGFGKADPIGDNSTEAGRALNRRVEFSITANEKMIRDAKAESN from the coding sequence ATGAAATCAATATTTACAAGATTAACTTTAATCTTATTATCTGTTAGCATACTAATGTCTTGTAACACTAACGACACCCAAAAAGGTGCCGGTTTAGGAGCTGTTGCAGGAGGTGTTTTAGGTGCTGTAATTGGAAATAATGTAGGTAATAAAAACAATGCTGCTTTAGGAGCCGTTATTGGTGCTGCCGTGGGTGGTACCACCGGAGGTTTAATTGGACACAAAATGGATCAACAAGCACGACAAATACAGGAAAGTGTACCGGGTGCTTCTGTTGAACGTGTAGGAGAAGGAATTAAAGTTGTACTTAATGAAAATGCTATTCGTTTTGATTTTGATAAAGCTACTTTAACTCCAACTGCTCAACAAAATTTAGATAAAATTGTATCTGTTTTTAAACAATACCCGGATACTAATATTGGTATTTTCGGATATACCGACGCAAAAGGTGCAGATCAATATAATTTAAATTTATCTGAAAACAGAGCAAAAAGTGTTGCTAATTATTTATCCAGTAATGGTATCAGCTCCAGCCGATTCACTATTAAAGGTTTTGGTAAAGCAGATCCAATTGGAGATAACAGCACTGAAGCCGGTAGAGCTTTAAATAGAAGAGTTGAATTTTCTATTACTGCCAACGAAAAAATGATTCGTGATGCAAAAGCTGAATCCAACTAA
- a CDS encoding lipocalin family protein: protein MKKLMILGILSMFIFYSCSSSNSVALDRSSQRDVRGTWNLDRVSYSENLVKVKAFDEYDAQCLKNSVWYFIANNNRGNFTLQGGNTCPALTQNFTWYIDKQNMLVLKLLNEGDKARKVTTGTTYLYEILSENEFKLSQVISGVTITYHFSKLSSGKLK, encoded by the coding sequence ATGAAAAAATTAATGATTTTAGGAATTCTGAGCATGTTTATTTTTTATTCTTGCTCTTCTTCAAATTCTGTTGCTCTCGACAGATCTTCTCAACGGGATGTAAGAGGTACATGGAATCTTGACCGCGTTTCATATTCTGAAAACCTGGTAAAGGTTAAAGCTTTTGATGAATATGATGCTCAATGTTTAAAAAACAGTGTGTGGTATTTTATCGCTAATAATAACAGAGGTAATTTTACTTTGCAAGGCGGCAATACTTGTCCGGCTTTAACTCAAAACTTTACTTGGTATATCGATAAGCAAAACATGCTTGTTTTAAAATTGCTTAATGAAGGTGATAAAGCAAGAAAAGTAACTACAGGAACTACGTATTTATATGAAATTCTTTCCGAAAATGAATTTAAATTAAGTCAGGTTATCAGCGGGGTTACTATTACTTATCATTTCAGTAAATTATCATCCGGTAAATTAAAATAA
- a CDS encoding DUF6702 family protein, with product MKKFILFFVLSFICLGFYNFYSSDFFTSITKVEYVSSSKTLKVSSKVNLEHIEQTIGKKVNSNDFDIALNKYLQNNVKISIDDTPVNFTFSSKNPDGNVVWIYYEVSGINSVSSITIKNSLLLDKFPDQQNFINFIVNGQKKSLVCKKGSESGKLNF from the coding sequence ATGAAAAAGTTTATTCTTTTTTTTGTTTTATCTTTTATATGTTTAGGTTTCTATAATTTTTATTCTTCGGATTTTTTTACTTCGATAACTAAAGTGGAATATGTTTCCAGCAGCAAAACATTAAAAGTTTCTTCAAAAGTTAACCTTGAACATATTGAACAAACCATTGGTAAAAAAGTAAATTCCAACGATTTTGATATTGCACTTAATAAATATCTTCAAAATAACGTTAAAATAAGTATAGATGATACTCCTGTGAATTTTACTTTTTCTTCTAAAAATCCGGATGGAAATGTAGTTTGGATTTATTATGAGGTATCGGGTATCAATTCGGTTTCATCAATCACTATAAAGAATTCTTTGTTATTGGATAAATTTCCTGATCAGCAGAATTTTATAAATTTTATCGTCAATGGCCAAAAGAAATCTTTAGTGTGTAAAAAAGGCTCTGAAAGTGGAAAATTAAATTTTTAA